The following are encoded together in the Schistocerca americana isolate TAMUIC-IGC-003095 chromosome 6, iqSchAmer2.1, whole genome shotgun sequence genome:
- the LOC124620027 gene encoding zinc finger protein 595-like, which translates to MMYPRNMYRESLSFLLQDLSPLDARYGSPCVITGSRQLGSDIQISNHARSSTPFQFPFSPFAAGFPSSFGAGFPDMGIDALSRQNCSILNLLHQQSLLASPVSEDGGRSPFGTVGSGIFRCSVCLASFPSSWLLEQHSDLQHSVPSQAEDTESEEKPFKCDQCGQSYRYRSAYLKHREQNHRARLPADKLFTCDVCGMQFRYLKSFKKHRLNHALEKLHSKSPSEFDIFTRTIRNNGMLGDLLGERALRNSSVPESATDYSGKIFPFMHKGSESNSDSTLNTTVTSSDKDMEKSAATPTASAPTPESSSEQVSSSNEAVVRNMSEEKPVLNPSYERIPSGSLSKLGGQNLYRFPLSDYYYGSSASTTEGSSVEEKKVFKTEKTSEAEQDETIDSMTFALSMTSSGSNTFRSAHEASLINLLRMDAAERQRERRFACPFCGKCVRSKENLKLHVRKHTGERPFVCLFCGRAFGGKSDLTRHLRIHTGERPYHCEMCGKCFARADYLSKHLTTHIHNSQR; encoded by the coding sequence ATGATGTACCCTAGAAATATGTATAGAGAAAGCTTATCTTTTctgttgcaggatctttctccctTAGATGCGAGATATGGATCTCCTTGTGTGATAACAGGGTCACGGCAACTGGGATCTGATATTCAGATAAGTAACCACGCAAGATCCTCTACACCCTTCCAGTTCCCATTTTCTCCATTTGCTGCTGGCTTTCCAAGTAGTTTTGGTGCTGGCTTCCCTGATATGGGCATAGATGCTTTAAGTCGGCAAAACTGCTCAATACTGAATCTCCTCCACCAACAGAGCTTGCTGGCTTCACCAGTATCGGAAGATGGTGGACGATCCCCATTTGGAACAGTTGGCTCTGGTATTTTCAGATGCTCAGTCTGTTTGGCTTCCTTCCCTTCATCTTGGCTCCTGGAACAACACTCTGACTTGCAGCACTCTGTACCATCTCAAGCTGAAGATACAGAAAGTGAAGAGAAACCTTTCAAATGTGATCAGTGTGGACAGAGCTACAGATATCGATCCGCCTATTTGAAGCATAGAGAACAAAACCACAGAGCTCGCTTACCGGCAGACAAGCTCTTCACTTGTGATGTCTGTGGAATGCAGTTTCGATACTTGAAGTCTTTCAAGAAGCATCGTCTTAACCATGCTCTGGAAAAGTTACACTCTAAGTCTCCATCAGAATTTGACATATTTACGCGTACTATCAGAAATAATGGAATGCTTGGGGATCTTCTCGGAGAGAGAGCACTTCGAAATAGCAGTGTACCTGAATCTGCGACAGATTACAGTGGAAAGATATTTCCATTCATGCATAAAGGAAGTGAATCAAACAGTGACAGTACTTTGAATACAACTGTGACATCGTCGGATAAAGATATGGAAAAATCTGCTGCAACACCTACTGCAAGTGCTCCAACCCCAGAAAGCAGCAGTGAACAAGTTTCAAGCTCAAATGAGGCTGTTGTTCGAAACATGTCTGAAGAAAAACCGGTCTTGAATCCCAGTTATGAGCGCATACCTAGTGGATCATTATCTAAACTGGGGGGTCAAAACTTGTACAGATTTCCCCTCAGTGattattattatggtagtagtgccAGCACAACAGAAGGAAGCTCAGTAGAAGAAAAGAAAGTGTTTAAAACAGAAAAGACATCTGAGGCAGAACAAGATGAAACGATAGATTCTATGACATTTGCACTGTCTATGACATCCAGTGGAAGTAATACTTTCCGTTCAGCACACGAAGCTTCACTTATCAATTTACTTCGCATGGATGCTGCTGAAAGACAACGAGAACGTAGGTTTGCTTGCCCATTTTGTGGCAAGTGTGTACGATCAAAGGAAAACCTGAAGTTGCATGTCCGGAAACATACTGGAGAGCGGCCATTTGTGTGTCTATTTTGTGGACGGGCATTTGGGGGAAAGAGTGATTTAACTCGTCATCTTCGCATACACACAGGTGAACGCCCCTACCATTGTGAAATGTGCGGCAAATGCTTTGCGAGAGCTGACTATTTATCTAAGCATCTGACCACACATATACATAACTCCCAGCGATGA